In Paracoccus aerodenitrificans, the following are encoded in one genomic region:
- the pcaH gene encoding protocatechuate 3,4-dioxygenase subunit beta, whose protein sequence is MKPAEYYQRDRTRQPPALTPDYKTSVARSPRYSMISLQQSVSEITGPTFGHNDIDPIDNDLIKNYAKDGDPVGERIIVHGRVLDENARPVPNTLVEIWQANASGRYRHKKDTYLGSLDPNFGGCGRTLTDENGYYFFRTIKPGAYPWRNWVNNWRPAHIHVSVFGSSFSQRLITQLYFEGDPLIPHCPIVHTIPDPDAIEQLIAKLDLNATVPLDSIAYKFDIVLRGRRSTLFENRLEGN, encoded by the coding sequence ATGAAGCCTGCCGAATATTATCAGCGCGACAGAACCCGGCAGCCGCCGGCACTGACGCCTGACTACAAGACATCCGTGGCACGTTCTCCGCGCTACAGCATGATTTCGTTGCAGCAATCTGTATCCGAAATCACCGGCCCGACATTCGGGCATAACGATATCGACCCGATCGATAACGACCTGATCAAGAACTATGCCAAGGATGGCGACCCGGTCGGAGAGCGGATCATCGTTCATGGCCGGGTGCTGGACGAAAACGCCCGGCCCGTGCCGAATACGCTGGTCGAAATCTGGCAGGCCAATGCCAGTGGTCGTTACCGGCACAAGAAGGATACCTATCTTGGCTCGCTCGACCCGAATTTCGGGGGCTGCGGACGGACCCTGACGGATGAGAACGGGTATTACTTCTTCCGCACGATCAAGCCCGGAGCCTATCCGTGGCGCAACTGGGTGAATAACTGGCGTCCGGCGCATATCCATGTGTCTGTTTTCGGGTCCAGCTTCAGCCAGCGTCTGATCACCCAGCTTTATTTCGAGGGCGATCCGCTGATCCCGCATTGTCCGATCGTGCACACGATCCCGGACCCCGATGCGATCGAGCAACTGATCGCGAAGCTGGATCTGAATGCGACGGTGCCGCTGGACAGCATCGCCTATAAATTCGACATCGTTCTGCGCGGACGCCGCTCGACGCTGTTCGAAAACCGGCTGGAGGGCAATTGA
- a CDS encoding TRAP transporter large permease: MTGFSFLAFMLAGMPIAFVLLAATFVFVLATGNLQILNSVPQILFGSVESFDLLAIPLFVLLGEIMNESGLTRRIIIAARVWLKSLPHNLVVVNIISNLALAAIMGSATAQMAVMSRVVVPEMEKDGYDRGYAASITASAGLLGPIIPPSMVFIIYGVLAQVSIADMFIAGIVPGVVLFALILIIAMVQAGRHRQKGHAGAPLPQTSLLKATLPGLATMVIPLTIIGGISLGIFTPTESAAVAIVVALLFGGLVFRELSLSKLPLIIDRTVTNSAIVLFLIMAAKVFGWVLTFNQIPQAVAAFIVSLTSDPTLFMLLIMLALMVVGMFLDGIAALIILTPILLPVAMSDYGIDPIQFGVMMSMTLVLGLLTPPVGTGLYIAAALSEISITRLSKLVLPYIIAAIAVILLVIFVPWAVRPF; encoded by the coding sequence ATGACCGGGTTTTCCTTCCTCGCCTTCATGCTTGCCGGGATGCCGATTGCCTTCGTGCTGCTGGCGGCGACATTCGTATTCGTCCTTGCGACGGGCAATCTTCAGATCCTGAACTCGGTCCCGCAGATCCTGTTCGGCTCGGTCGAAAGCTTCGATCTACTGGCCATTCCGCTTTTCGTGCTTCTGGGCGAGATCATGAATGAAAGCGGGCTGACCCGCCGTATCATTATCGCCGCGCGGGTCTGGCTGAAATCGCTGCCGCATAATCTGGTGGTGGTGAATATCATCTCGAACCTCGCGCTCGCGGCGATCATGGGATCGGCGACGGCGCAGATGGCGGTGATGTCGCGCGTCGTCGTGCCCGAGATGGAGAAAGACGGCTATGATCGCGGCTATGCCGCCTCGATTACCGCCAGTGCCGGTCTGCTTGGGCCGATTATTCCGCCCTCGATGGTGTTCATCATCTATGGCGTTCTGGCGCAGGTCTCGATTGCGGATATGTTCATTGCCGGGATCGTGCCAGGCGTGGTGCTGTTCGCGCTGATCCTGATCATCGCAATGGTGCAGGCCGGGCGTCACCGGCAGAAGGGTCATGCCGGTGCGCCGTTGCCGCAAACCTCGCTGCTGAAGGCAACCTTGCCGGGGCTGGCGACGATGGTCATTCCGCTGACCATTATCGGCGGTATCAGCCTCGGGATCTTTACCCCGACCGAAAGCGCGGCGGTCGCCATCGTCGTGGCGCTGCTTTTCGGCGGGCTGGTGTTCCGCGAGCTTTCGTTGTCGAAACTGCCTCTGATCATCGACCGTACCGTCACCAATTCGGCGATTGTGCTGTTCTTGATCATGGCGGCGAAGGTGTTCGGCTGGGTGCTGACCTTTAACCAGATCCCGCAAGCCGTGGCTGCCTTCATCGTGTCGCTGACCAGTGATCCGACCCTCTTCATGCTGCTGATCATGCTGGCGCTGATGGTGGTGGGCATGTTCCTCGACGGTATTGCCGCGCTGATCATCCTGACCCCGATCCTGCTGCCGGTCGCAATGTCGGATTACGGCATCGACCCGATCCAGTTCGGCGTGATGATGTCCATGACGCTGGTTCTGGGCCTGCTGACCCCACCTGTAGGCACCGGGCTCTATATCGCGGCGGCGCTGAGCGAGATTTCCATCACCCGGCTTTCGAAGCTGGTGCTGCCTTACATCATCGCGGCCATCGCGGTGATCCTGCTGGTCATCTTCGTCCCCTGGGCGGTGAGACCGTTCTAA
- a CDS encoding 3-hydroxybenzoate 6-monooxygenase, producing the protein MINQPVLIAGGGIGGLATAIGLAQKNIPSIVMERASRLGEIGAGIQLGPNAFHAFDYLGVGEAARSIAVYVDSMRLMDAMSGEEITRIPLDEAFRERFKNPYAVIHRGDLHGIFLKACEDHPLVSLRTSSEVSGYEQDGSSVTAILKSGERVQGRLLVGADGLWSNIRKQLVGDGAPRVSGHTTYRSVIPTEDMPEDLRWNAATLWAGPKCHIVHYPLKGWKVFNLVVTYHNDAPSPEAGVSVDHEEVRKGFEHVTPVAQQIIERGQDWKRWVLCDRDPIQNWIDGRVVLLGDAAHPMMQYFAQGACMAMEDAVALSAMMQTHEDQDRALAAYQDLRRLRTARVQLQSREIGQHVYHPAGAHAELRNAVMRSKSAEDWFEAVGWLYGSTGLEGAVSPQWNAASA; encoded by the coding sequence ATGATCAACCAACCCGTCCTGATCGCAGGCGGGGGGATCGGCGGACTTGCGACCGCGATCGGCCTCGCCCAGAAAAATATCCCCAGCATCGTAATGGAGCGTGCGTCTCGGCTTGGCGAGATCGGAGCAGGTATCCAGCTTGGCCCGAATGCCTTCCATGCCTTCGATTATCTGGGCGTCGGAGAGGCCGCGCGATCCATCGCCGTTTATGTGGACAGTATGCGCCTGATGGATGCGATGAGCGGTGAGGAAATCACCCGCATCCCATTGGATGAGGCGTTTCGCGAGCGTTTCAAAAACCCCTATGCGGTGATCCATCGCGGCGATCTGCACGGCATTTTCCTGAAAGCCTGTGAGGATCATCCTCTGGTCAGCCTGCGCACTTCGTCCGAGGTGAGCGGCTATGAACAGGATGGCAGCAGCGTGACCGCCATTCTGAAATCGGGTGAACGTGTTCAGGGACGGCTTCTGGTCGGCGCGGACGGTCTGTGGTCGAATATCCGCAAGCAGCTTGTCGGAGACGGTGCGCCGCGCGTATCCGGCCATACCACCTATCGTTCGGTGATCCCGACCGAGGACATGCCCGAGGATCTCCGCTGGAATGCGGCGACGCTTTGGGCCGGGCCGAAATGCCATATCGTTCATTACCCGCTGAAGGGCTGGAAAGTGTTCAATTTGGTGGTGACCTATCACAATGACGCGCCGTCGCCCGAGGCCGGAGTGTCGGTCGATCATGAAGAGGTCCGCAAGGGGTTTGAACATGTGACCCCGGTCGCTCAGCAGATCATCGAGCGCGGGCAGGATTGGAAACGCTGGGTCTTATGCGACCGCGATCCGATCCAGAACTGGATCGACGGGCGTGTGGTTCTGCTGGGAGACGCCGCCCATCCGATGATGCAGTATTTCGCGCAGGGCGCCTGCATGGCGATGGAAGACGCCGTGGCTCTGTCGGCGATGATGCAGACGCATGAGGATCAGGACCGCGCCCTTGCCGCCTATCAGGATCTGCGCCGGTTGCGGACTGCGCGGGTTCAGTTGCAGTCGCGAGAGATCGGGCAGCATGTCTATCATCCCGCCGGTGCTCATGCCGAGTTGCGCAATGCGGTCATGCGGTCGAAATCGGCTGAAGACTGGTTCGAGGCGGTCGGCTGGCTTTACGGCTCGACCGGGCTGGAGGGGGCCGTGTCGCCGCAATGGAATGCCGCATCGGCCTGA
- the pobA gene encoding 4-hydroxybenzoate 3-monooxygenase — MRTQVVIIGGGPSGLLLGQLLHKQGIDAVILERKTREYVLGRIRAGVLETGLVRLMEEAGVADRLHKEGFIHDGTEIAFGGEMFHVDFKELTGTPVIVYGQTEVTRDLYDAREAAGAQTEFEADHVVIHDADSDKPYVTFEQHGQEKRIDCDFVAGCDGFHGVSRQTIPLEVRREYEKTYPFGWLGILSETPPVHDELIYANSERGFALCSMRNENLSRYYIQCALSDHVEDWTDKAFWDELKHRIPEEIADKLVTGPSIEKSIAPLRSFVTEPMRWGRLFLCGDAAHIVPPTGAKGLNTAASDVHYLYNGLVQYYQDKDSQGIDSYSEKALLRIWKAERFSWWFSGLLHRYPDMSPFDLKMQAADISFLRDNTAQQRAFAENYVGLPY; from the coding sequence ATGCGTACACAAGTCGTCATCATTGGTGGTGGCCCGTCGGGCCTTCTGCTGGGTCAGCTTTTGCACAAGCAGGGCATTGACGCCGTCATTCTGGAACGGAAGACCCGCGAATACGTTCTGGGCCGGATCCGCGCCGGGGTGCTGGAAACCGGACTGGTCAGGCTGATGGAAGAAGCGGGGGTCGCGGACAGGCTTCACAAGGAAGGTTTCATCCATGACGGAACCGAAATCGCCTTTGGCGGCGAGATGTTCCACGTCGATTTCAAGGAACTGACCGGAACTCCGGTGATCGTCTATGGTCAGACCGAGGTGACGCGCGATCTCTATGATGCGCGTGAGGCTGCCGGGGCGCAGACCGAATTCGAGGCCGATCATGTCGTCATCCACGATGCCGATTCAGACAAGCCCTATGTCACCTTTGAGCAGCACGGGCAGGAAAAGCGCATTGACTGCGATTTCGTTGCCGGTTGCGACGGGTTCCACGGGGTCAGCCGCCAGACCATTCCTCTGGAGGTGCGGCGCGAATACGAAAAGACCTATCCGTTCGGCTGGCTGGGAATCCTGTCCGAGACGCCGCCGGTTCATGATGAGCTGATCTATGCCAACTCGGAACGCGGTTTCGCGCTGTGTTCGATGCGGAATGAGAATCTGTCGCGCTATTATATCCAGTGCGCCTTGTCGGATCATGTCGAGGACTGGACGGATAAGGCCTTCTGGGATGAGCTGAAGCACCGCATCCCCGAGGAGATCGCCGACAAGCTGGTCACCGGGCCGAGCATCGAGAAATCCATCGCGCCGCTGCGCAGCTTCGTGACCGAACCGATGCGGTGGGGCCGCTTGTTCCTGTGCGGCGATGCGGCCCATATCGTGCCGCCGACCGGGGCCAAGGGGCTGAACACGGCGGCAAGCGATGTGCATTATCTTTATAACGGGCTGGTGCAGTATTATCAGGACAAGGACAGTCAGGGCATCGACAGTTATTCCGAAAAGGCCCTGCTGCGGATCTGGAAGGCAGAGCGTTTCAGCTGGTGGTTCAGCGGGCTTCTGCACCGCTATCCTGATATGAGCCCGTTCGATCTGAAGATGCAGGCGGCGGATATCTCCTTCCTGCGGGACAACACGGCGCAGCAACGCGCCTTTGCCGAAAATTATGTAGGGTTGCCATACTGA
- a CDS encoding TRAP transporter substrate-binding protein, which yields MKRVFLTATALATLAAPAFSQEVTLRVHHFLSADAPMHADVLAPWEKMVEEASGGRIDVQLYPSMQLGGKPPQLFDQARDGIVDISWTLLGYTPGRFPIAEVFELPFMSSTAVATTNALQEFQAKYLGEELGEVHPLLIHAPSAYKFHMADTQVGSLEDLSGLKIRAPSRAMTDGLNALGATAVGMPVPEVAQSLTTGVIDGAVIPWEVVGSLRIEDVTEGHTELGVENGGIANSVMALVMNKAKYEGLPGDLKKVIDDNSGAALAALAGEAFDNAEQAERQKYVDSGASITVIPEAELGPWYEASQPVIDAWVQSMNDAGHDGQAMLDDARGMLAAANEAEGTGSDTPAAAQ from the coding sequence ATGAAACGCGTATTTCTGACGGCAACCGCCCTTGCAACACTGGCCGCACCGGCCTTTTCGCAAGAGGTCACGCTGAGGGTCCATCACTTCCTGTCGGCCGATGCGCCGATGCATGCCGACGTATTGGCTCCGTGGGAGAAGATGGTCGAGGAAGCCTCGGGCGGGCGGATCGATGTGCAGCTTTATCCGTCGATGCAGCTTGGCGGCAAGCCGCCTCAGCTTTTCGATCAGGCGCGTGACGGGATTGTGGATATTTCCTGGACCCTGCTGGGATATACGCCGGGCCGCTTCCCGATTGCCGAAGTGTTCGAACTGCCCTTCATGTCCTCGACAGCGGTTGCGACGACCAATGCGCTGCAGGAATTTCAGGCGAAATATCTGGGCGAGGAACTGGGCGAAGTCCATCCGCTGCTGATCCATGCACCATCTGCCTATAAGTTCCACATGGCCGATACGCAGGTCGGCTCGCTGGAGGATCTCAGCGGTCTGAAGATCCGCGCTCCGTCCCGCGCGATGACCGACGGGCTGAATGCGCTTGGTGCGACGGCGGTCGGTATGCCGGTGCCGGAAGTGGCTCAGTCGCTGACGACCGGGGTGATCGACGGTGCCGTTATCCCGTGGGAGGTTGTCGGCTCGCTGCGTATCGAGGATGTGACCGAAGGCCATACCGAGCTGGGTGTCGAGAATGGCGGCATCGCGAATTCGGTCATGGCTCTGGTGATGAACAAGGCGAAATATGAAGGCCTGCCGGGTGATCTGAAAAAGGTCATCGACGATAACTCCGGCGCTGCGCTGGCCGCGCTTGCGGGTGAGGCCTTCGATAATGCCGAACAGGCCGAGCGGCAGAAATATGTCGATAGCGGCGCTTCGATCACCGTCATTCCGGAAGCCGAGCTCGGTCCGTGGTACGAGGCCTCGCAGCCGGTTATCGACGCCTGGGTTCAGTCGATGAACGATGCGGGCCATGACGGGCAGGCGATGCTGGACGATGCCCGCGGCATGCTGGCAGCCGCGAACGAGGCTGAAGGCACCGGCTCCGATACGCCAGCCGCAGCGCAGTAA
- a CDS encoding lyase family protein yields MRLYADLLGDREIAEMMGDTASIAAMLHAEAVLAQSQARLGIISEAAATAIAAAAEALKPDIAVIAAGVAGAGISAQPVIKALKEAAGDHAAWVHFGATSQDIVDTGLMIQLAGVMPVLRERLSALSGVLAGKAAEYADQPIPAHTRFQVAAPTTLGARIATWYAPLCRQTERLEEMLPRLLNVSLYGAVGTSAALDPKASDLRRAMAAELELGAPEIPWHSTRDMIAELGGWLSLLTGSLGKMGADLVLMSQSELGQVSAGTGGGSSTMPQKSNPVAAETLVTLARLNAGDLGSLHQALIHANERDGTALGIEWSLLPAMLERAGASLRIARDLAASLRAQPDRIAEAFAADRGMMMAEAAGFLLTQDMPRPEALKIVGKALTAMQSDQTMTLADALSGLVPGRDWAGILAPENNLGDAASIAMQFDNKRER; encoded by the coding sequence ATGCGTCTCTACGCCGATCTGCTTGGCGATAGGGAAATCGCGGAGATGATGGGGGACACCGCCAGCATCGCCGCGATGCTTCATGCCGAGGCGGTGCTGGCACAATCTCAGGCGCGGCTCGGCATCATCTCCGAGGCCGCCGCCACGGCTATTGCCGCTGCCGCCGAGGCGTTGAAACCGGATATCGCCGTTATCGCTGCTGGTGTGGCGGGTGCGGGGATCTCTGCGCAGCCGGTTATCAAGGCGTTGAAAGAGGCGGCGGGCGATCATGCCGCATGGGTGCATTTCGGCGCGACCTCGCAGGATATCGTCGATACCGGGCTGATGATCCAGCTTGCCGGGGTGATGCCGGTGCTGCGTGAGCGGCTGTCGGCCCTGTCGGGTGTTCTGGCCGGGAAAGCGGCGGAATATGCAGATCAGCCGATCCCTGCCCATACACGGTTTCAGGTTGCCGCGCCGACAACTCTGGGGGCACGGATCGCCACCTGGTATGCGCCGCTGTGTCGTCAGACGGAACGTCTTGAGGAGATGCTGCCGCGCCTGCTGAATGTCTCGCTTTACGGTGCGGTGGGGACCTCTGCCGCGCTTGACCCGAAAGCCTCGGATCTGCGCCGCGCGATGGCGGCTGAGCTGGAACTGGGCGCACCGGAGATTCCCTGGCACAGCACGCGCGATATGATTGCCGAACTTGGCGGCTGGCTGTCCCTGCTGACCGGATCTCTTGGCAAGATGGGGGCCGATCTGGTCCTGATGTCGCAATCCGAGCTTGGGCAGGTCTCGGCAGGGACCGGAGGCGGTTCCTCGACCATGCCGCAGAAATCCAACCCGGTCGCCGCTGAAACGCTGGTGACTCTGGCGCGGCTGAATGCTGGTGATCTTGGCAGTCTGCATCAGGCGCTGATCCATGCGAATGAGCGCGACGGTACTGCGCTTGGTATCGAGTGGTCGCTGCTTCCCGCCATGCTGGAACGCGCCGGGGCCAGTCTGCGGATTGCGCGGGATCTGGCGGCTTCGCTGCGGGCGCAGCCGGACCGGATCGCCGAGGCATTCGCGGCGGATCGGGGAATGATGATGGCCGAGGCCGCCGGATTTCTGCTGACACAGGATATGCCCCGGCCCGAGGCGCTGAAAATCGTCGGCAAGGCGTTGACGGCGATGCAATCCGATCAGACGATGACGCTGGCAGATGCGTTATCCGGTCTTGTGCCCGGCAGGGACTGGGCCGGAATTCTGGCACCTGAGAATAATCTGGGTGATGCTGCAAGCATAGCAATGCAATTTGACAATAAACGGGAGAGGTAA
- the pcaC gene encoding 4-carboxymuconolactone decarboxylase — translation MSDRYDNGMQVRREVLGDAHVDRAEAAKTEFDLPFQELITEGAWGNVWASDGISRRERSMLTLALLAATGNFEEIPMHIRATARTGATKRDVLEAFQHVAIYAGVPRANHALKLAKQTYAEMEGSQ, via the coding sequence ATGTCTGATCGCTATGATAACGGAATGCAGGTCCGCCGCGAGGTTCTGGGCGATGCCCATGTCGACCGCGCCGAGGCCGCGAAGACCGAGTTCGACCTGCCGTTTCAGGAACTGATTACCGAAGGTGCCTGGGGCAATGTCTGGGCCTCGGACGGCATCAGTCGGCGCGAAAGGTCCATGCTGACCCTTGCGCTTCTGGCCGCCACCGGCAATTTCGAAGAAATTCCCATGCATATCCGTGCCACGGCTCGCACCGGCGCTACGAAGCGCGACGTGCTGGAAGCGTTTCAGCACGTCGCGATCTATGCAGGGGTCCCCCGCGCGAACCATGCACTGAAACTGGCAAAGCAGACCTACGCCGAGATGGAGGGAAGCCAATGA
- a CDS encoding protocatechuate 3,4-dioxygenase subunit alpha — translation MPQKLDYLKESASQTAGPYVHIGLAPGAAGFDIYRQELGWDIAGPNAKGQKIRVEGVVIDGMGSPVKDVLLEAWQANSEGVYAHPEGGGEVEDGFRGWGRVITDFETGEWGFDTVKPGKVKPRVKLGSGVSQRVSDSDPDWQGRMDSHEPMAPHINLWIVARGINIGLNTRMYFEDEAEANAADPVLNLIEWENRRATLLAKRDGERDGVPVYRFEIRLQGDNETVFFDV, via the coding sequence ATGCCACAGAAGCTTGATTACCTGAAGGAATCTGCCTCTCAGACGGCTGGTCCATATGTCCATATCGGCCTTGCGCCGGGGGCTGCGGGTTTCGATATCTACCGGCAGGAACTTGGCTGGGATATTGCCGGGCCGAATGCGAAGGGTCAGAAGATCCGAGTCGAAGGCGTGGTCATCGACGGCATGGGCAGCCCGGTGAAGGATGTGCTGCTGGAAGCCTGGCAGGCCAACTCGGAAGGGGTTTACGCCCATCCGGAAGGCGGCGGCGAGGTCGAGGACGGTTTTCGCGGCTGGGGCCGTGTCATCACCGATTTCGAGACCGGCGAATGGGGTTTCGACACGGTGAAGCCGGGCAAGGTGAAGCCGCGTGTCAAGCTGGGGTCGGGCGTGTCGCAGCGTGTCAGCGACAGCGATCCCGACTGGCAGGGCCGCATGGACAGCCATGAGCCGATGGCACCGCATATCAATCTCTGGATCGTTGCGCGGGGCATCAATATCGGCCTCAATACGCGCATGTATTTCGAGGATGAGGCAGAGGCGAATGCCGCCGATCCGGTGCTGAACCTGATCGAATGGGAAAATCGCCGCGCGACCCTGCTTGCCAAACGCGACGGAGAGCGCGACGGTGTGCCGGTCTATCGCTTCGAAATCCGCCTGCAAGGCGACAATGAGACGGTCTTTTTTGATGTCTGA
- a CDS encoding 3-keto-5-aminohexanoate cleavage protein, protein MSENKPCIICVAITGSLPTKENNPAVPITVAEQIESTQEAFEAGATIAHCHVRDDEGKPTSDPERFAALKEGLEKHCPGMIVQLSTGGRSGAGNARGGMLPLAPDMASLSVGSNNFPTRVYENPPDLVDWLAAEMLKYDVKPEIEAFDLSHIHQAKKMADDGRLKGTPYVQFVMGVKNAMPVDRDVFDYYIRTVQRLFGEDAPWCAAGIGPNQIVLNEWAISSGGHARTGLEDNVRIDRDTLAPSNAALVKRAVELCEKYERPVANYAQARELLGLRAA, encoded by the coding sequence ATGTCTGAGAACAAACCCTGCATTATCTGCGTGGCCATTACCGGGTCGCTTCCCACCAAGGAAAACAACCCGGCGGTGCCGATCACCGTGGCCGAGCAGATCGAATCCACCCAGGAAGCCTTCGAGGCCGGCGCCACCATCGCGCATTGCCATGTGCGCGACGATGAGGGCAAACCGACCAGCGATCCCGAGCGCTTCGCCGCGCTGAAAGAGGGGCTGGAAAAGCACTGCCCCGGCATGATCGTGCAGCTTTCGACGGGTGGACGGTCCGGTGCAGGGAATGCGAGGGGCGGCATGCTGCCCCTTGCGCCCGACATGGCCTCTCTGTCGGTCGGGTCGAATAATTTTCCGACGCGCGTCTATGAGAACCCGCCGGATCTTGTGGACTGGCTGGCAGCCGAGATGCTGAAATACGATGTGAAGCCGGAAATCGAGGCTTTCGATCTGTCGCATATTCATCAGGCGAAGAAGATGGCCGATGACGGGCGGCTCAAGGGCACGCCCTATGTGCAGTTCGTCATGGGCGTGAAGAACGCCATGCCGGTCGATCGCGACGTGTTCGATTATTATATCAGGACGGTACAGCGCCTGTTCGGCGAAGATGCGCCGTGGTGCGCCGCCGGGATCGGGCCGAACCAGATCGTGCTGAACGAGTGGGCGATTTCCTCGGGCGGTCATGCACGGACCGGGCTTGAGGATAATGTCCGCATCGACCGCGACACGCTGGCACCGTCGAATGCCGCTCTGGTGAAGCGGGCGGTTGAGCTGTGCGAGAAATACGAACGCCCGGTGGCAAACTATGCTCAGGCGCGGGAATTGCTGGGCCTGCGGGCGGCCTGA
- the pcaQ gene encoding pca operon transcription factor PcaQ: MDRRIKLRHIEAFVEISRQQSLKRAAEKLNLTQPAISRTLAELEGIIGTRLLKRGRGGVELTAQGDILFDFAQAGLGSLERGLDSAAQELRQSVPRLRIGALPSVAARLMPQMVKILAQTAPELQLTIADGSHEHLTDRLRAGSVDLVLGRLGTPETMRGLSFAQLYMESVIFVVRPGHPILDDPHPHRLVDEFTVIFPPPWAAIRPFVEHMLIAQGVPIPLHRIETVSGAFGRVYTAQSDAVWIISAGVVSNEIAEGRLVRLPFPTIGTEGPVGLMRRASDRETHEMRLFARAAEAAVNELALG; this comes from the coding sequence ATGGACCGCAGAATCAAGCTCCGCCATATCGAGGCCTTTGTCGAAATCAGCCGCCAGCAAAGCCTCAAACGCGCAGCAGAGAAGCTGAACCTGACCCAGCCCGCCATCTCACGGACGCTGGCAGAGCTTGAGGGGATCATCGGCACCCGCCTGCTGAAGCGTGGGCGTGGCGGGGTCGAACTGACGGCGCAAGGCGATATCCTGTTCGACTTCGCGCAGGCGGGTCTCGGCTCACTGGAACGCGGTCTGGACAGCGCCGCGCAAGAGCTTCGGCAATCCGTGCCGAGGCTGCGGATCGGGGCGCTGCCCTCGGTGGCGGCAAGGCTGATGCCGCAAATGGTGAAAATTCTTGCCCAGACCGCGCCGGAGCTTCAGTTGACCATTGCGGACGGCTCGCATGAACATCTGACGGACAGGCTGCGTGCGGGCAGCGTCGATCTGGTTCTGGGCCGTCTGGGGACGCCCGAGACGATGCGCGGGCTCAGCTTCGCTCAGCTTTACATGGAAAGCGTGATTTTCGTCGTCCGGCCCGGGCATCCGATCCTGGACGATCCGCATCCTCATAGGCTGGTCGATGAGTTTACGGTGATCTTTCCGCCACCCTGGGCCGCGATCCGCCCATTTGTCGAACATATGCTGATCGCGCAAGGCGTTCCCATCCCCCTGCACCGGATCGAGACCGTGTCAGGCGCGTTCGGACGGGTTTACACCGCACAAAGCGACGCGGTCTGGATCATCTCGGCCGGTGTGGTCAGCAATGAAATCGCCGAGGGCCGTCTGGTCCGGCTGCCCTTCCCGACAATCGGCACAGAAGGCCCTGTCGGGCTGATGCGCCGCGCGAGCGACCGGGAGACGCATGAGATGCGCCTCTTCGCCCGCGCGGCTGAGGCCGCCGTGAATGAGCTTGCCCTCGGCTGA
- the pcaD gene encoding 3-oxoadipate enol-lactonase yields the protein MQIIDANGIGIHYADHGPENGKAVVFSNSLGTDLRLWDALLPHLPEGLRLVRYDKRGHGLSEETQGPYSIEQLADDAAGLIDGLGLKDVVFVGLSIGGLIGQGLALRRPDLLKALVISNSAAKIGTDKMWNDRVAAIREGGLEVIAAPTMERWFSPDFRATPELAVWQRMLERQPMQGYIACCQAIAAADLRRDVEGLDLPVQMIAGSLDGSTPPELVKATGDLMPGAAYAEIDGAGHLPCVEAASRYADILNGFLKEVGHV from the coding sequence ATGCAGATTATCGACGCGAATGGGATCGGGATTCACTATGCCGATCACGGGCCGGAAAACGGCAAGGCTGTGGTGTTCTCGAATTCTCTCGGCACCGATCTGCGACTGTGGGATGCGCTTTTGCCGCATCTGCCGGAAGGCTTGCGGCTGGTCCGCTATGACAAGCGCGGCCACGGGCTGAGCGAGGAAACGCAGGGGCCATACAGTATCGAACAGCTTGCCGATGACGCGGCCGGGCTGATCGACGGGCTTGGGCTGAAAGATGTGGTCTTTGTCGGCCTGTCCATTGGCGGGCTGATCGGGCAGGGGCTGGCGCTGCGGAGGCCGGATCTGCTGAAGGCTCTGGTCATTTCCAACAGCGCCGCGAAGATCGGCACTGACAAGATGTGGAACGACCGCGTCGCCGCGATCCGGGAAGGCGGGCTGGAGGTCATTGCCGCGCCGACGATGGAACGCTGGTTCTCGCCGGATTTCAGGGCCACGCCGGAGCTTGCCGTCTGGCAGCGCATGCTGGAGCGGCAGCCGATGCAGGGCTATATCGCCTGTTGTCAGGCCATCGCCGCCGCCGATCTGCGCCGCGATGTCGAGGGGCTGGACCTGCCTGTCCAGATGATCGCGGGCAGCCTTGACGGCTCTACCCCGCCCGAACTGGTGAAGGCGACCGGCGATCTGATGCCCGGTGCTGCCTATGCGGAAATTGACGGCGCAGGCCATCTGCCCTGTGTCGAGGCCGCCTCGCGCTATGCGGATATTCTGAACGGCTTTCTTAAGGAAGTCGGCCATGTCTGA